A genomic region of Paenibacillus sp. PL2-23 contains the following coding sequences:
- a CDS encoding excalibur calcium-binding domain-containing protein has product MRKSLYVFIALLLLSGAILGDASIEAAVKAKTYKNCTELNKDYPGGVAKSSSIKNKGGKTKYKPHVSSELYEANKKSDRDKDGIACEK; this is encoded by the coding sequence TTGAGAAAATCATTGTATGTGTTCATTGCCCTATTACTGTTGAGCGGGGCTATTCTAGGAGATGCATCAATAGAAGCTGCTGTAAAGGCTAAAACGTACAAAAACTGTACAGAACTTAATAAAGATTATCCGGGTGGTGTGGCTAAATCTTCGTCTATTAAAAACAAGGGCGGAAAAACCAAATACAAACCTCATGTTTCAAGTGAGTTGTATGAAGCAAACAAAAAAAGCGATAGAGATAAAGATGGCATTGCATGCGAAAAATAA